DNA from Sorex araneus isolate mSorAra2 chromosome 6, mSorAra2.pri, whole genome shotgun sequence:
cggggccgcgcGGGAGGGgttcgcgggggggggggggccggaagGGGCCCGGCCGGCGACTTCcggcgcggggctggggcgggggcggcgggggcgggcaggaTGGCGCTGGCGGCCGCGTACCCTTCTCTGGCCCGGGTGAGGAGCAGCGGCGGCGGTGGCAGCGGCGGGGCTCCGGGGCTGGCCGCCTGGGGGACCCCTGCAGCCATTGGGGGGCCTGGAggagccgcccccctcccccgggcgcTCGGGGCCAGGGCGGCCCCAAGGAGAAACGCGCCTTGACCCTGGGGAGACGGTGCAGGGGGCTGCCTGCCGTGCTGCAGCGAGGGGCCTGCGTGGGAACCCCAGTGCCCCAGTGCCCCTGCGGGCCAGCCGCCTCTCGGGGGgatccccaccacccccgcctctgCGCCCTTAGGTCCCCTCCGGCAGCAACCCCGGCTTGACGTCCGTGGGGGGTGTCACCCCGGAAGCTGCTCTCTCGGGGGCGTGTCAGTCTGTctcaggttggccctgtgcatcCCTCCACCGACTGGGTGGGACCCCCGGGGCTGCTCGCGGGGCGTGTTGCTGTGCGTCCCGGGCGCGCGTGCATTTCCCAGGCTCCCTCCTCCGACTGTGCTCAGTGAAGCGTCTCGCTTATTTCAGTCTCCTTGACCTTGACCTCCTTGCCTTGGGTGTGTGACCTGACCTCATCTGACCCCGGAGCGTGCGCAGGCGTGCTGGACTAGGGACGTGTGTGTTCTGCGGGTGGACTGGAACGTCTTTCCGTCTCTATGGCCCGTTTGGCCTTGAGTGCTCGCTTCCTTATGATTTTCTGTATGGCCATCCCctagccccctctccccccactcaaGCCCTCGCCTGGGACCCCAGACTGCAGCTGTCAGGACTTCCTTTAAGAGACTGTTAGTTCTCCTGGGATCGTGGCAGCTGGGGACCTCAGAATCACCGTCCCACCTCCCACTTGCTGGACAAGTGGTTTAAACCATTGAGCCACCTGTCGGGCCCCAGCGTCAGATCTTTCCTAGTGATCTATATTCGCTTTTCAAAGTAAGGTGTTGAAATCTGTATTTGATGCGTGTCAGTGTTCACtggatgtatgtgtgtatatgcactcTGATGTGAGGTGCATCCACACCGTGTTAAATTTTCCTTACCGATTCAGCCCAGTTCTGGTAGACATATAATATGCTTTATCTTGTGACAGTTTCTTTCCCTGAAAATCTACTTTGTTGAACTTATCGTAGGGCCTCTTTTGACCTGTTTGTTGTCATTTGCatgaatattcactgtcactgtcactgtcatcccattgctcatcgatttactcaagcgggcaccagtaacgtctccatgtgagacttgttactgtttttggcatattgaatacactgccggtagcttgccaggctctgccatgcgggcgggatactccttggtagcttgccgggctctttgagaggggcagaggaatcaacccgggtcagccatgtgcaaggcaaacaccctacccactgtgctatcgctcccacccaTTTGCATGAATAACTTTTTCCAATCTGTCAGCTTGTGAATTCTTACATCTAAAATGACAGGGGACcccagcaggtaggacctttgccttgcatgtggccaaccggggttcagtccccagcatcccatatagtacctcaggagtaagtcctgagcatttccggtgtgacccgaaaagccaaaaaaagggaaaaagagtcGGACACATAAAGTTGACTATTTTTCCATCCTTCCACTCTGTCCTTTGCTTGTGGAGTGGGACCCAGGAGGGATTTCTACTgccattttgttcttttctgtcgTGTTTCTTGTGTGTCCCTTATTTTCTCTTGCTCTCatctttgcttgttttgtttctgtattttatagAAACATGCCTTGAGTTCCTTAGTTGTAAAGTGAGGACAGCGTCAGCGTAACTTCTTCCCTCCCACAcattaaacactgtggtttacaaagttgctcatgacgtGTTTGTtgcaggcatttaatattccagcaccagttcccccaccagtgtgaccttccctccaccgttgtccccattttcccaaccaaactcctcaagcctgcctccttatttattttataaatagaatataagacatttaatttattttataaataaataaaataaatcatttataagaaatgatttatttataaatgatttatttataaatttatttatatttataaaccttataaatataaatcatttataagaaatttataagaaatgatttattttatcccgttgctcatcgatttcctcgagtgggcaccagtaacgtctctcagtgagagacttattgttactgtttttggcatatccaatacaccacgggtagcttgccaggctctgccatgtgggtggggggggttatattgcttgttacaaataaatGGCTGATAGAATTATTTAAGAGAGactacttcagtaaaagaaaactcgGGAGAATTGTTAAATCTCATCATGGGGAcggtaagtccttgtctaagggttTCCCAAGCTGCTGTTGCTTGTGGAGCCTTCGGAGTTGATGTTTTTGTTGACGGAGCCCACTTGGCGTCTCTTACTTTCCCATCCAGCCTGGGGTGCTCCTGCTGGAATGTCGGGATGGTAGACTTTGGAGATGCGGGTATGCAGCCCAGAAACCCCGGAGTGTTGACCTGGGTTTACCTGGCAgcagttgtgggatgtgggtgtggctgccaggacttCCTGAagaggggggcagtgggggagggttgCCCATCCCCACTCTGGGaaaaccccagagttctcagccaaaaAACGGGTGTCCCTGACCATCTCGGCAGCTCGGCGTCACTGCAGGGCTCCCGGCCTTGGTCGGCACAGCCTCGAGAGTGCAACGTGCCGGAAACGCGTCACTCGACACGCGTGAGCCCCGTGCCGGCCGGTCTTCCAAAGATGCCTGTGCTTTGACTCATTTCAGATGCTCCTCGAGTCAGGGCGCCGCCTCCTCCGGTCTCCCCCGACGTCGTCCCAGCGCTTCTACAGGGGCGACAGCCCCACGGATTCCCAGAAAGACATGATTGAAATCCCGCTGCCCCCCTGGGAAGAGCGCACGGACGAGTCCATAGACACCAAGCGGGCGCGCCTGCTGTATGAGAGCAGGAAGAGGGGCATGCTGGAGAACTGCATCCTGCTCAGGTAGGGGAGAGGCGGCCGGGCGGGTGCGGGCAGACCGACAGACCGACAGACAGACGAGCctttctgactctctctctctctctctctctctctctctctctctctctctctctctctcgcctctagCCTGTTTGCGAAAGAGCATCTGCACCGCATGACGGAGGAGCAGCTGAATCTCTACGATCGCCTGATCAATGAGCCCAGTAACGACTGGGACATTTACTACTGGGCTACAGGTACGGGGCACGCAGCCCGAGGCAACACAGGGACACCCAGCCCGAACGCTCTCCCCATGTTTCCAACGTGTGCAAGTCGTGGGGCCACAGAGGtggcccagtgggtagggtgctcagctggtatgtggctgaccaggCTTCGATCTCCAGTACCctgcagggtccccagagccctccaggagtaagcccggagcacagcgGGGTGTAGCCCAAAGACGGAAATAACAACCAAAAGAGTGTGTAAGGGGccagactgatagcacagcgggtggggcgtttgacccggattcgattcccagcatcccatatggtcccctgagcagcgccaggggtaattcctgagtgcagagtcaggagtaacccctgtgcatctccgggtatgacccaaaaagcaaaaaaaaaaaaaaagtgtctaaaACTAGTGGATGTTCTTTTCTTTGCCAGCAGGGGATATCTGTTCTGTCATAGGCCCACCGGGAATTGAACGTGGGGAACTCAGCAGTGGGCAGAGGGGGTGGGCGTTGGTAAAGAAAACCCagcagaggagctggagagatagcacagcgggtagagcatttgcctgcacgcggccgacccgggttcaaatcccagcatcccatatggtcccctgagcaccgccaggggcgattcctgagtgcatgagccaggagtgacccctgtgcatcgccgggtgtgacccaaaaaaaaaaaaaagaaagaaagaaaacccagcaGAACCACACCActagcctggtgtgtgtgtgtctcagtgcCCTGGTGCCACCCGGACACCAACAGGCCGTGGCTGTGAAGTTAGGGTCAGCGTCGGTGAGGCGTGGGAACAAATCTGAAACAGCAGTGGCTTCCCTGGGCAGCCGTCTCTCTGGTCTCGAACGATCCACACGTAGGTACTTCAGAGGAGCTGGAGGAAAATTAGAGGCTTCCAGCCTCTCCGGGGACTGTCCCTTTGCCTCCAAGTGTCACCTGTCTCACGGGCCGTGATATGACAGGCGAGGGAAAGAAGAGGCAGCACACTGCATCCTTAGGACGGGGCGTGGAGGCCTCAGCAGtactgggggccggggggagggcaCAGCAATACCTGCTGGCTTTGCAGGCTGGGTGGGCACTGCTTGGGCCTGGCCGCACGGGAAGCCactggtggccacacccaggggtgcgtGGGGGGCGTGAGGAATGGAACTCGAGGTCCTGGGcagactccagcccctgagcGCTCTCCTCGTACCCTCTGCGCTGCGTTCTTCCCGTGATCGGGCCAACAACGCCCTTTGCTGAGTGAGCGCCAAGGGACTCTGTCCAGTGCAGTgtcggtctttttttttttgggggggtcacatccggtgatgctcaggggttactcctggctctgcactcaggaattactcctggctcaggggaccctatgggatactgggaatcaaacctgggtttctgGCCCCACCCGGGGAACTGTGCGCTGTGCTTCCAGGTCCTGCACCTGGCCCCGGGGAAGGGGGCGGAGCGTCTCTCCCTCAGGTGGAGAGGAGTTGGGAGAGCTGttagcaggggggaggggggaggggggagttgggggtgcgGGCCTGGAGTTTTTGGGATTTGAGGCCGGGCCAGCCTGCCTCGCCTCTTTGCTCAGGGTCGCTGCCGGGGCGGGGTGTAAGGCTGGTGGTTCCTCTGCCGCCTCCCCGCTTTCTCTTTTTgctaggggccactcccagaggtgctcagggccaccaggACGCACCCGGGGGTGGGAACGGGCCTCACACCTGAGCCCGGCGACGGTGACGGGGCTGTCAGCCTCGCCTGGCCTGTGGGTCGCCGCCTGCGTGCCCCTCTCTCGCTCTTCCCGCTCGCCGTGCCCGGCCCTGCTGGGATCCCTTGGCTCCCCCTCCGTTTGGGCTTGCAGGACCTGGAGCCTCTCCGTCAGGGTTGCAGTTCCAGCGCGTCAATGGGGTGGTCTAACTAACGTTTCCTCCTCCCTGAGTCACTTTCTGTCGGTGGCTTCGTCCCTCCAAGGGACCTAGGGCCGGGAGAGGACGCGAGTGTCCGAGCACCTGGTGGCCTGTAGGCccggccctgagttccatccccggcactgcacaacccccccccccagccccgcccggtgTCACCCCAGCGAAATCCCCCCCCACAAAGGGTGTCTGGCTGCTCACGCCCTGTCCGCCCCGGGGCCTTCCTGTTCAGTCCTGTTGAGGCTTCCCGGGCGTGGAAGTGTCCGGGCTCCTTCCTCAGCGCCGTGGGGCGGGACCCGGGCCGCTCTCTGACCCCTCGCTGGGTGCCGTGGAGAAGAGGGGCCGGGCCAGGCTCTGGGCGTTCCCCCTTTCCTGCTCTGGCCGGAGCCTGCTTCAGGGGGGCACTTTTGGGGGTTATGAAGAGCAGCCGGCAGCTGGGTGTGGACGCCCCCTCGGAGACTTGCTTCACCCTTGCTTGGCCTCAGCTGCTCTGGCACTGGCCTTTGCCGTAGGGCTAGGGGCGCGGCTCACTGGTCAGGCATGCGCCCTGCATGCCAGAGACCCCGATTCAGTCCCGACACCACGCAagaggtttctgtttgtttgtcgTTTGTTTGTTTACTGCGCTGTTCTTGGCTCTTTGCCCCACCCAGCGCCGTCTCCTTGTGTCCTGTCCTGTGGTGCCCTGTCCGGCGTCTCTGTTGCAGGCCTCTCCCCCTCGGTCTCATTGATTTATCTtcttcatgggggtggggggggaaggttgGGTAAGTGCCGTGTCTCTCTACACTCTCTCCCTGACTCCCGTCCTTAGTTTCTCTTCTTCCGGGTGGCCCTTGAGCCTCAGCTGCCTGCTGGCACTGAGGAAGGTGAGCTTGAGAGGCCCAGACgctagtccagcggggagggcgccggcctTGTACGCAGCCGCACTGGGttagtcctcagcatcccatagggtctccggagccctgccgggagtaagctctgagcaccgccaggtgaggCCAAGCCCCCGACAAAAGAAACAAGAATCATTGTTGTAGTCACTGTCTGCTTTGTTGGCGGTGGGGAGGCATGccaggcggtgcccagggcttactcctggccgggctcaggatCCATAGTTGGTGCCAGGGAACCAGCCCTGGGTCAGGCGCGTGCACAgtgagcaccttacccactgcaccgtgggcaccttacccactttatcgtgagcaccttacccactgaatcgtgagcaccttacccactgcaccgCCTTCCCGGCCCCTGGCTACGGCTTTTTCTCAGCACGTGTGCTGCGCTGCGTTCTTTCCTACATGCGGGCTCTTCCCGTGATCGGGCCAACAACGCCCTTTGCTGAGTGAGCACCAAGGGACTCTGTCCAATGCAGTGTCggtctcttttttttgggggggagggttaaacacccggcgatgcacaggggtcactcctggctctgcactcaggaattactcctgggtgctcaggggaccctatgggatgctggaaatcgaacccggggtcggctgcgagcaaagcaaacgccctcccccactgtgctctcgctccggccccaagggtgCGCATCTCTTAATGCCTTCTCATTCAGCCCTTTCTTGCTGCAGCCTACTTGAGTTCCTGGCCTCTGTCACTTAACAGCTTAAGGTCCTTGGCCTCAGGGGAATGTCTCAGGGCTGGCAGAAAGCAGCCGCGATGCCAAATGTGGAACAGGTTTCCCGGGCGCCCGGGTCAGCACACTGGCTCAGAAAAGACCAGAGAGGAAAACAAGCCCGTCCCGCCTCGTGGCCATCTGCTCTCTGCCCGGCCCCGCCACACTCTCTGCACAGAGGTGGCCGTGGACAGTATGTCAAGGACGGGAGCAGCTGCTCCCGCACGGCGGCCGGCGGGGACAGGCTGTGTGGGCTGGCGTCTCCCGGCACTGGCCGGAGCAGCTGCCAGCccagcggaggggaggggagcgctgGGGAGGGCCCTGGCCCGGTGGGAGCTCCAGGGAGGGCGACGCAGGccgagctccagcccccagggtccAGAGAACATCGCGCGGAAGGACAGCAGCTCTCACGGCTTTCCTGTGCACGTTACAGTTGCGGGGCCGGGGAGGCGGCACGGGGGGCCGGGAACTCACCACACCCCGCCAGTTCAGTTCCCCAGCGCCGTGTGGCCCCACAGCCCTgaggcatcgccaggtgtagccccctcGAACCCGGGCACAGCAGCCATGGCCCTTGTGTTGAGGCATCCGACCGGGCtggtccccaggcccctgcctcCCAGTAGGGTTTAGAGTATGGTCTAAAACTCTTAAAAAGCAttggctaggggctggagcgatagcacagcggggagggcgtttgccttgcacgcagccaacccaggttcgattcccagcatcccatagggtcccctgagcaccaccaagggtaattcctgagtgcagagccaggagtaacccctgagcatcgccgggtgtgacccaaaaagaaaaaaaaaagcgttggctaataactaactaactaaataaataaataagtttatctTAGGTAGAACACTTTAGGCAGGCCCCATAAaaatttcatgggctggagcggtaatacagtggctagagcatttgccttgcacacggctgacccgggttcaatgcctggcaccttgtgtggtcccctaagcacctccagacatgacccctgaacacagagccaggagtaagccctgagcaccactgggtgtggccccaacagccaaaaatagataaataaatgaaaagtgctAACCGGCAGCATGTAAGTACTTCACCATTTTGCCACAATTTTTGTACTTGGAAAAAAGCTGACAAagaggggtttgtgtgtgtgctcataTGCACATGTGTAACTGCCACTGTAATGCCTACagatgtgtgtgcgcgcacgtgtgtgtgtgtgcgtgtatgtgaaCACATGCTTGCATATGTGCAGCCACCATTGTTTCTTGCCTATAGATGAGTGCGGATGTATATGGGGgggtgtgcacacatgtgtgttactgggatgtgtgtgtgcgcatgcgcgcACATGTGCTTATGTAACCACCATCATATATACCTATAGGTGTGTGTATGGGGTATGtctgcacacatgtgtgtaaCTATTGTATATGCCTACTGGGATATGTGTATACGGGagggtgtgtgctgtgtgcagttGTGTAATTGTCATATAAAGGGGGGGGAGTGAGTATACCTGTGTAACGATCGAGCATGCCtcctggaatgtgtgtgtgtgtacggggtgggggctgtgcacacacatgtgtaacCATGGCCTGTGGTGCTGCCTGCCAGGCCAGGGTTCTCTGTTCAGATCTGTGTTGGCACGGCACTgacccttcccttctctcttctgcaGAGGCAAAACCGGCCCCAGAAATCTTTGAAAACGAGGTCTTGGACCTGCTGAGGGACTTcgcgaaaaacaaaaacaaggagcAGAGGCTGCGCGCGCCGGACCTGGAGTACCTGCTCGAGCAGCGCCGCTgagccccccgagccccccgggaCCCTCCAGTCACGCCTGTCCCGCCCTCCCAGTTCAATAAAGTTTCCATGGGCTCATTCAGAGCCTCTTCGTGGTCAGTTGTGAACCTCAGAAGAAGTTTGTCGGGGGCTAGGGCCATCGGCCCAGTGACACGGCACAGACTCAGGCCGTGCTGCTCTGGAGGCCCCAAGTGCCACCGCGCCCCGCAGCGCCCGGCGCCTGGGCTGGCCCCTGTGACGTTTCTCTTCTTTAAAGCATCAGGGGaggttggagagctagtacagggtgaaggctctcgccttgcatgcaccaagcctcagttcaatccctggcactccatggccccccaaacaccgcctggagtgacccctaaacacagagacgggagtggccctgagcatcactgtgtggtacttagcactgtagcattgtcgtcccgttgttcatcagtttgctcaagtgggcaccagttacgtctccactgtgagagttgttactgtttctggcatattgaatacaccacgagtagcttgtcaggctctgccatgcgggcgagatactcttggtagcttgctgggctctccaagagggaaagagaaatcgaacccgggtcggtcgcatacatgcaaggcaaatgccctacccatttaactgtgctatcgttccagtccaagaaaaaatatataaaagaaagtgTAGAAACACTTGGCCTCACTGGTCGGTCACAACCATTGAAGCGTAAGGTGCCAGGAGGACAAAGTgtggtacttaaaaaaaaaaaatggggggctggagcaatagcacagcaggtagggagtttgccttgcatgcagccaacccgggttcgattcccagcatcccatagggtcccctgagcaccgccatgagtaattcctgagtgcagagccaggaggaacccctgagcatcgccaggtgtgatccaaaaagaaaaaaaaggaaaaaaaaaatgggatgggggggcggcggcggcgtggaagcatggggccagagcgatagtccagtggagaaggcatttgccttgcacacggccaacctgggttcgatccccggcatcccgagccctgagccccgccaggagtgatccccgagtgcagagccacgaggaacccctgagcatcactgggtgagaccccaaaatacacatacacacaccaaacaGCCAGACATAGAACTCAGTGggccaagcacatgctttgcacgcaggacagcaacgcagggtcccctgagcccagagtgacCCCACCAGCGGCCTGAGGCTGTGGAGGCCGTTGGCGCTGGCCCCTGGCTGTGGAGGCCGGCCTCTGCCACAGGAGGGCAGTGTCGCAGCAGGAACTGTGAGGCTCCCCGACTCGTTCTGTGCACTTCCACCTTCCAGGATCTGTCAGCCCACGGAGGGCAGTTGAGGCACTCTTCCCCGGGGCCCAGAGGGCCGAGCGAGGCGGGGAGGTCGCAGTGGGGTAGGTGGCCAAACTGCTCGTCCCCTTCTCCCCAGATTCCCACTCCAGAAGCTGAGGGGCTGCTCGGAATAGTGACCAGAAGGAAACTGTCCCCGACCCTCGCCGCGACTTAGTCCCATCACCCATAGCTTTTAAGTCGTGCAAGGTCACAGGCGTGGGGTTCAGCCCTGGTACCCCAGCGGCGAGCTTTTTCTTGCATCTATGGTTTTTACAATAAGTTGCAAAATAGGAAGATTCAAGAAACAATAggcacagcgggcaggatgtttgccttgcatgcggctgacccgggttcgatccccagcatcccatagggtcccccgagcaccgccaggagtgattcccgagtgcagagccaggagtaacccctgagcatcgccgggtgtgacccaaaaagaaaaaaaaaaaaaaatagatggggagcggagtggggggaggggagttcaGGGGAGATCTCAGGACGTGGGGCACGTGCCTGACATGCGAGGCCCCCACttcagcccctgcagcccccggaAGAAATGTGAGCAACGGGTCGGAGCGTGGAGCTTCCGGAAGGGTCGGGAGACTCGGGCCGCTGGAAGCAGATGTCGCCAGGCAGAATGCCATGGCCCAGACCAGCCGGGTCATCACGGGGTCACGagaagcaggctgggagggaggggcggagGTTGGGGGGCATGAGAGCTGCCCAAACGGACGATGCCTGGAGCCACGGTTTCCTCGGAGCCGAAGTCGCGCCCGCCCTCAGCACCGGGGACACGGGGAAAGAAGCCTTTGCCAGCACGAGCTCGCGAATGCCTGGCCTGGCGTCCCCCTGGTAGGCCTGTTTCGGTTTgtctgtttgggtttgggggagggggccacaccacCCCTGcccttggctctgcgctcagggatcgctcctggtgggctcaggggacgccTGGGGCGCTGGGAATCCGTCCAGCCCCGGTCAGCCACTCGGAAGGCAGCGCCCTACCCcccggtactatcactccaccgtGGCCTAGTTTTTAAGAGGAGAAAAGAGGCTCAGAG
Protein-coding regions in this window:
- the SDHAF2 gene encoding succinate dehydrogenase assembly factor 2, mitochondrial isoform X2, translating into MLLESGRRLLRSPPTSSQRFYRGDSPTDSQKDMIEIPLPPWEERTDESIDTKRARLLYESRKRGMLENCILLSLFAKEHLHRMTEEQLNLYDRLINEPSNDWDIYYWATEAKPAPEIFENEVLDLLRDFAKNKNKEQRLRAPDLEYLLEQRR
- the SDHAF2 gene encoding succinate dehydrogenase assembly factor 2, mitochondrial isoform X1 — protein: MALAAAYPSLARMLLESGRRLLRSPPTSSQRFYRGDSPTDSQKDMIEIPLPPWEERTDESIDTKRARLLYESRKRGMLENCILLSLFAKEHLHRMTEEQLNLYDRLINEPSNDWDIYYWATEAKPAPEIFENEVLDLLRDFAKNKNKEQRLRAPDLEYLLEQRR